In Nerophis ophidion isolate RoL-2023_Sa linkage group LG12, RoL_Noph_v1.0, whole genome shotgun sequence, a single window of DNA contains:
- the LOC133563785 gene encoding parathyroid hormone-related protein-like: protein MCSAVLLHQWSLAVFLLCSPVTAHGMPLDGASSRTRRSVSHAQLMHDKGRSMQEFKRRLWLQELLDEVHTAHEQAPLVQNRTPDFSGNDLHPQKTPEATKNLPHRLRPEQEGPNLPQETNKALAYKDQPLKVATKRKKKARLGRRREGDKKRRRARSAGTGAGA, encoded by the exons ATGTGCTCGGCGGTCTTACTTCATCAGTGGAGTTTGGCTGTCTTCTTGCTGTGTTCTCCGGTGACGGCTCACGGGATGCCGCTGGATGGAGCGAGTAGCAGAAC GAGGAGGTCGGTGAGCCACGCCCAGCTGATGCACGACAAGGGTCGCAGCATGCAGGAGTTCAAGCGCCGCCTGTGGCTGCAGGAGCTGCTGGACGAGGTGCACACGGCCCACGAGCAGGCGCCGCTCGTGCAGAACCGGACCCCCGACTTCAGCGGGAACGACCTCCACCCCCAGAAGACCCCGGAGGCCACCAAGAACCTCCCCCACAGGTTGAGGCCCGAGCAGGAGGGCCCCAACCTGCCGCAGGAGACCAACAAGGCGCTGGCTTACAAGGACCAGCCGCTGAAGGTGGCCAccaagaggaaaaaaaaggccAGGCTGGGCCGGCGCCGGGAGGGCGACAAGAAGCGCAGGCGCGCCCGCTCTGCCGGGACCGGGGCCGGGGCCTGA